Below is a window of Deinococcus planocerae DNA.
ACGCTCTGCGTGACTGCCTCAGCTCCTCGCTCCACCTGTCTCGGAACGGCGCCATTGACCCCCTTTCTTCTCTCCCCGCGCCACCTTCACCTTTCCCCACGTTCCGGCACGGTGACGTGCGGCAGACTGTCGCCATGCGGGTTGGCGTGACAGGTGTGGAGGCAGGCAGAACGGACAAGGCAGGCCGGGAGGGGACGGCCTATGCCTGAGCCCCGCAAAAGTTTCGGCGGGGGCCGCAAGCCGGGCGAGCGCCCCAGCAAGGTGTGTCCGGTCTGCGGCCTGCCCTTCACCTGGCGCAAGAAGTGGGAGCGCGACTGGGAGAACGTGCGGTACTGCTCCGACCGCTGCCGGGCGGCGGCGAAGCGGGGGGCCTCGTGACCGCGCCCGCCTTCTTGCCCGCCTACGGCCTGGTGTGCATGACGGTCGGGCCCGAGGTGCGCTTCCGCACGGTCACCCTGACGAATTACCTCAAGCTCTCGCCCGGGGAGCGCGAGGCCAAGCTCCTCGACCTCTACGCGGACAACCTCTCGCGGGTGCGGCGGGCCGCGGACTTCTGCGCCGCCCGGGGCATCCGGCTCTACCGCCTGAGTTCGAGCCTCTTCCCGATGTTCGACCTGGAGGGAGACGACACCGGGCGGGGGGTCCTCGATCACCTCGCGCTGCCCATGCGGGAGGCCGGTCAGGCTTTTCTGGACGCCGGAATCCGGGTGCTGATGCACCCCGAGCAGTTCATCGTCCTCAATTCCGAGCGCCCCGAGGTCCGCGCCTCCAGCGCCCGCACGCTCGTCGCGCACGCGGACACGCTCGACCGCTTCGGCTTCGAGCGCTCGCCCTGGAACCTGCTGCTGCTGCACGGCGGCAAGGGGGGCCGCGCCGCCGAACTCGCCGCCCT
It encodes the following:
- a CDS encoding DUF2256 domain-containing protein encodes the protein MPEPRKSFGGGRKPGERPSKVCPVCGLPFTWRKKWERDWENVRYCSDRCRAAAKRGAS
- the uvsE gene encoding UV DNA damage repair endonuclease UvsE; amino-acid sequence: MTAPAFLPAYGLVCMTVGPEVRFRTVTLTNYLKLSPGEREAKLLDLYADNLSRVRRAADFCAARGIRLYRLSSSLFPMFDLEGDDTGRGVLDHLALPMREAGQAFLDAGIRVLMHPEQFIVLNSERPEVRASSARTLVAHADTLDRFGFERSPWNLLLLHGGKGGRAAELAALVPDLPDGARLRLGFENDERAYGPQDLLPVCEATGAPLVFDAHHHVVREKLEGQEDPSVREWVMKARETWRPPEWQVVHLSNGIDSPQDRRHSHLITDFPSAYLDVPWIEVEAKGKEEAVAALMGLPGVPLPTAEELTVDGVPLEAARE